The DNA sequence ACAGTCCGGACCTCCTCCGTGAGAAGACACGGGTTGCGGGCAGCACAGGCAAACCGACCGAAAAACGCGACGGAGCAAAAAGTCTTGCCTGCCCGCAGTCATGAATGCTGCTGTGGAGGTTTTGGCGTACGTGCTGGGGTTCCTGGGCTGGATAATGGTCGGGATAGCGCTGCCCAATCGATACTGGAAGGTGTCGACCGTGGACGGCAACGTTATAACCACCTCCACCATCTACGAAAACCTGTGGATGTCCTGCGCCACGGATTCGACCGGAGTCCACAACTGCCGAGAGTTTCCGTCTCTGCTCGCCCTGTCCGGTAAACTCGCACCACACGACGCACTAATATCCCTCTTCTTTTCCCGCCGTGAGCTTGTAGATTATTCCTTCAGCGGTCACAGAATTAACGGAAAGGGAGCGCGGGCTTTCTGTGCTTCGTTTAAAAGAAGACAAGATACCATTTGACTTTGCCCGCCTTGTGTTAACGGTTCGGTTTAACACCAAAACGCGGCGAGGCTGTTGAAACATACAGGCTCTGGAGCCGTAGGAGTGTAGAAGCGCTGGTGGCCAACAGTACCAGTAGCGGCGGCGGTACAGCTTTTAATATAGAAAAGGAGCAGTCTAGGCAATAGTAATCGCAGAGTTGTTAATTAGAATAATTATTCTGATACCATTGGTGTTATAATCCGCAATTGCTTTTATTAATGTATTACTTTACTTTTATACTGCTGTCTAATTAATTACACGTTTTGCTCAGAACTGGCTACTTACGAAACGTATGAACTATAGATCTTTCttaattattattgtataatGCGGCGCTAACATAGAATGTAGAGTAGAGTATCATTCTAACAGTAGAATGATATAGCGTGCCCGATTTTACTGCctaaaacaataaaagggatGTTTTATTTGCGTTCAGCGAACATGCAGAATGGTATGGCTTCAAAAACACCACTTtaacatatattttatatatggtaCGGATTAAATTAATCGTGATGATTATTTACCGCGTATTGCGCATTTTGCAATTTTGCTTTTCTCTAAGCGATTGACGATTTCAAGAGGTTATGTGCGGTAGTCCACGTTTCTACGCAACTTTAGCTCGGTGCTTTAAAATTCCCGGAGGACACAGAGGGTTCTGGGGGGAATTAGGCCAATTTGGACTCTGAAGAACAAGTAGTTTTATTAGCGTGCGGGCGAATTCCGCAAAGCTGTATCTACAAGCCATAAAGATTCTGCAGATGTCTTTTGGAGAGATATTTGAACACGCTGTTAAAAATGACGAACGCTCTTGATAATGCTCAAATTTATGCCGTCGTCCTTGGAGATTTCGAAATGTAAAAGGACATCGGAGCCCTTTGATGGGCGTTCGCTGTCCAGGTGGAATTTGCGTGCTGTATATGACGGGCTGGGTTTTAAACGCGCTCTGTGACGGACGGGATAATGTGATTTTGCAAAATTATCAAATTTAACGCCAACGCGGAACTCCCGAAATCGAGATATAAAATCATCGGGTGATTTCTTTGACCTTAACCATTATCTTGTTAATTATCAATGAAATGCTCAAGACGCTGATTTAGTGGCATATTAAAATGGACATGTAAAGGAAAACGAATATGTTTCAGGGCTCCGAGGTTACGGATTAATTTATGGACGCCATGCGTGTCGTGTTTAATACTAACTGTACAGATTATAAATGACGGCGACGCTATACATTAGTACATCTAGATATTATCCCTGGCAACTACATGAGCCCAACAGTGTCTTCTTTTTAGACAGTCCAACTTAAAACACTGTTACCGCTATGAGTGCGTCTATACGAGATATACCAGAGCATGTCGTTTAGATAAAGACATTAGGATCTGTGAGGCAACCCAGCAAAAGACATTAGCTTTACCAACGAAACGTGAACAAGAAGCCCTGAGTGGAAACAATGAGGATGTGTATTTCAGATTGAGGCCAGGCGGCGGTACTCCTCCTCCTTACTcgaagagttgtgggagtgtgcaACAAGAGACCCCGTCAGATTGATTTTTGGTGGTTACGTGTCCCAAAGCCCCACCCGATCGCACGAGTTATAAAACGGACGACGGCGATCAGTTCAACACAGACATCGATGATCGATTTCCCTCTATGGAACTGATCGGCTCTAGCCGATGCAGTGAGGGGTTTGTCTTCAATCCGTTCCTTATTTTCAACTCGGCGTCACAAGATGTGTTCGCACCCACTCAATCGCAATGGGACAGTGAAGTTTCCGAACCGTCTTCAACGGTCGAATTTGTGCgtgtttgaaagttaaattgaaaaaaaaaaaacatcgcgTCAAATCGATTATACTGATAGAAAGTGGTAGACGAAAAGTGTGAGGTTCTGCCTTTGCTTTGGTGAAAACGGGCGACCGGCCATCCGTTCGTTAATTTACTGTTGCGTCGGATTATTCCTTCATTTCACCCGTCATTCCCGTGGCTCACGAGCTCGCGCTTTCCTGTGGTTGGACAGGATATATCCAGGCGTCCCGCGCTCTCATGATCGTCTCCGTCGTGATGGGCGCCTTAGGCCTGGTGTCGGGCATCGTCGGGCTGCAGTGCACCAAGCTGGGAGGCGACAACTACGTGCTGAAGGGGCGACTGGCCGGCCTGGGCGGCGTCTTCTTCCTGCTGCAAGGTAAGAAGGAGCCAGGGCCCCGGGCGGGGCAGGAGATCGCGCAGGGCACTGGTGTAGAGAGCAGAAACTACTGGGAAAACAGGACAGTCAGGGGCACTGCGGGCCGAACAGGTCTCGGCAGTGCTGGCTTCAGCGCCGGGTGAGCTGCCACTTGGTTGGTTGTCAAGTGGTTAGGGGCCTCTTTTAGAAGATCTGTCATCATATCCCTATCTATGGTTTAGAAGCTGCATTGACTGCATTGTTCCTCCCCCAGTCGGCATCGTCCTTCTTTACTTCTATTGTTTAATTAACCGGGAAAACATTAACACTTCTGCCCAGGTCAGGAAAAAATACCCTAAACACCCCCAGCCTCAGCAAATTTATTGAAAATAACTGTGTGTCTACAGGGAGTAAAGGAACaatttaaaggtttattccatgctgaaaagagaagaaagaaaacacgtttcaggGTTAATAACAGCCCTGTGTCTGCCCCTGGGCAGTGTTCATAACAGCCCTGTGTCTGTCCTTGGGCAGTGTTCATAACAGCCCTGTGTCTGTCCTTGGGCAGTGTTCATAACAGCCTTGTGTCTGTCCTTGGGTAGTGTTCATAACAGCCCTGTGTCTGTCCTTGGGTAGTGTTATAACAGCCCGGTGTCTGCCCCTGGGCAGTGTTCATATTAGCCCTATGTCTGTCCCCTGGCAGTGTTCATAACAGCCCTGTGTCTGTCCCCCACAGTGTTAATAACAGCCCTGTGTCTGTCCCCTGGCAGTGTTAATAACAGCCCCGTGTCTGTGCCCCACAGTGTAATAAcagccctgtgtctgtctgcaggCAGTGTTAATAAgagccctgtgtctgtctgcggGCAGTGTTAATAACAGCCCTGTGTCTGTCCCCGGGCAGTGTTAATAAcagccctgtgtctgtctgcggGCAGTGTTAATAACAGCCCTGTGTCTGTCCCCTGGCAGTGTTAATAACAGCCCCGTGTCTGTGCCCCACAGTGTAATAAcagccctgtgtctgtctgcaggCAGTGTTAATAAgagccctgtgtctgtctgcggGCAGTGTTAATAACAGCCCTGTGTCTGTCCCCTGGCAGTGTTAATAAcagccctgtgtctgtctgcggGCAGTGTTAATAACAGCCCTGTGTCTGTCCCCTGGCAGTGTTAATAACAGCCCTGTGTCTGTCCCCTGGCAGTGTTAATAACAGCCCTGTGTCTGTCCCCAGGTCTCTGCACCATGATCTCTGTATCCTGGTACGCCTTCAACATCACGCAGGAGTTCTTTGACCCATTTTATCCCGGGACAAAGTGAGTCTGACCGCAAGAAACATCATGGGGACATCAGTGGTGACAGCTGTTATGCAAGTAATTTTTGGAAATATGAAGAActgaaaagggaaaagaaaaagagtgTCATTAACCATCAGATTCAAGTTCAATACTTCTGTTCCAGACCAAGTAGTAGCAGGGAATTTGGTCTAGAGCTGCTCCCTGTGGGAAACGACATTTACAGACCCAGGGGAGGTAGTCTGTGCCTCTTGAGAGAGTAATAACCCATAACCCAGTGACTTTATCGATCCCTTCATGTACATTGAGACTTTAATTTAGTGGTTCaattaatttgacattttcCACCATATAATGGATcgattttcaattaaattaaaatatttctgtttaaaatatcTCACAGGTTCGGgactgggggaaaaaagcatgtcTGATTTTTTCATTATTGGTTACACATGGATttcataataatcataatcaaaTCAAATAATTTCCTCATCGAATGCTCAAACTGAGCAAAATCTGGCCGACGCCCATCCGCAAGCGCCTGTATGAACATATTTTTACGGTCCAATGCTGCCATCTCCTGGTACCGGGGTGCAAGTGCCATATCTCCCGCCAGCACAGAACCGAAGGCACCTGCTCTAACGTGTGACGCGCCTCTGTGTTTTCAGGTACGAGATCGGCGATGGCCTGTACATCGGGTGGAGTTCTGCCATGCTGGCGATCTGTGGGGGCGTCTGCCTGCTCTTTGCCTGCAAAATGGGAACCGAGGAGAAAGTGTGAGTTCTTCAGCCTGGTTTCTCCGTCTAGCCTGGACATGCGTGAAGCGTCCAGCCTTGCATATGAGCTCAAATGCAGGGATTGTGGAAGGATGAGCTTTCAAACAGCTAATAAGACTGAACCCCCATATCTCTGGGCAGCGGGAGACAAGCAGTGTGTCCGGCAGTGAcccttctctttctctctaTGCTCCCCGCCTGGTCTCCTCTCCCCCCAGCT is a window from the Lepisosteus oculatus isolate fLepOcu1 chromosome 3, fLepOcu1.hap2, whole genome shotgun sequence genome containing:
- the LOC102683986 gene encoding claudin-15-like; its protein translation is MNAAVEVLAYVLGFLGWIMVGIALPNRYWKVSTVDGNVITTSTIYENLWMSCATDSTGVHNCREFPSLLALSGYIQASRALMIVSVVMGALGLVSGIVGLQCTKLGGDNYVLKGRLAGLGGVFFLLQGLCTMISVSWYAFNITQEFFDPFYPGTKYEIGDGLYIGWSSAMLAICGGVCLLFACKMGTEEKVGYPYQPYRGTVVSGSAAHRDAPSQYDRNAYV